GGGACTTCACCGGTGAGATATCGGAAACGAACGGCAGGAGGATGGCCAAGGGGACCTGCCCGGTCTGCGGCACCAAGATGACGCGCATTCTCGGCAAGGCGCACAACCCCCAGGGCTAGCGCGCCCGACGCCGAGTGACTCCCCCTCGAGACTGAGCCCGCTGAGCAGCGGGTCCGCTCTCCCGAGGAGGGCGATTCACTCGATCCGAGCTTCCTTCACCGGTTCGGCGGAACGAATCGGCCGGGGCGATCTTGCACACGGCTACGCGAAAACCTCTAGCATGTCGGTGAGCCCGTAGGCGTGTGCTCCGGGACGGAGATCCGTGCCCCGGCGGCCTGCCGACTGGAAGGGAGTTCCCGTGAACGACGTTCCCCGCCGAGCAGCACAGCGCACCGTGAAGCTCGCCAGTCTGCCGCTCGGCGCGGCGGGCAGGATGGCCGCGGGCTGGGGCAAACGACTCACGGGGCAGGACGCCGACAGCGTCAGCGCCGACTTCTCGGCGCGTACCGCCGAGCAGCTGTTCGCCGTGCTCGGACAGCTCAAGGGCGGTGCCATGAAGTTCGGGCAGGCGCTCAGCGTGTTCGAGGCCGCCGTGCCGGACGAACTCGCCGAACCCTACCGGGACGCGTTGTCCAGACTGCAGACGACCTCACCTCCCATGTCGGAGTCCAGTCTGCGGCGCACGCTGGACGAACAGCTGGGCAACGGCTGGCGCGACCGCTTCGCCGAGTTCGACGAGTCGCCGACCGCGGCCGCGAGCATCGGGCAGGTGCACCGGGCGGTTTGGCACGACGGCAGGGACGTGGCCGTCAAGATCCAGTACCCCGGCGCTGACGAAGCGCTGCGCTCCGACCTGCGCCAGTTGATGCGGTTCTCCCGGCTCTTCCAGTCCCTGCTGCCCGGCGCGGAGGTCAAACCGCTGCTGCGCGAGCTGCAGGACCGGATGGTCGAGGAGCTCGACTACCGCACCGAGGCCGACAACCAACGCTCGTTCGCCGCCGCCTTCGAGGGGGACGACCTGGTGCACGTTCCCAGGGTGGTGGCGAGCTCGCCCAAGGTCATGGTCACCGAGTGGGTCTCCGGAACCCCGTTCTCCGAGATCATCAACAACGGTTC
The nucleotide sequence above comes from Actinopolyspora erythraea. Encoded proteins:
- a CDS encoding DUF5679 domain-containing protein; amino-acid sequence: MAETYNGYCVKCREKRDFTGEISETNGRRMAKGTCPVCGTKMTRILGKAHNPQG
- a CDS encoding ABC1 kinase family protein, which encodes MNDVPRRAAQRTVKLASLPLGAAGRMAAGWGKRLTGQDADSVSADFSARTAEQLFAVLGQLKGGAMKFGQALSVFEAAVPDELAEPYRDALSRLQTTSPPMSESSLRRTLDEQLGNGWRDRFAEFDESPTAAASIGQVHRAVWHDGRDVAVKIQYPGADEALRSDLRQLMRFSRLFQSLLPGAEVKPLLRELQDRMVEELDYRTEADNQRSFAAAFEGDDLVHVPRVVASSPKVMVTEWVSGTPFSEIINNGSRERRDRAGRLLSEFHFSSPSRVGLLHADPHPGNFQLLPDGRLAVIDFGAIARLPEGLPRTLGRMLRLALEDRAEELMELLRDDRFVQTDSSLRAEDVQAYLGPFVDPVRTETFHFTRAWLQWQADRVGDLRSPDFRTGRSLNLPPDYLLIHRVTLGATGILCQLDAEVAAREIIATWQPGFAD